In the Tetrapisispora phaffii CBS 4417 chromosome 7, complete genome genome, one interval contains:
- the STE20 gene encoding mitogen-activated protein kinase kinase kinase kinase STE20 (similar to Saccharomyces cerevisiae STE20 (YHL007C); ancestral locus Anc_2.496), with translation MDNEAHIDSSMSKDTNPFRNGTTQELDYAIENDSASGHYSDRNEDDINDTIDMYNEIEEKIEIVTEEEQEQEYGSNKKNNYKSMDPGRSPSELAANLKKHIENVVTVNDEILNASVNSINKTSLDNPIQFKRVSSSSVLSEQSISDSNEDSQAGDVTVTKNNDIATSSVNEISTLEDNTESTIKQLNSLNAKTNENPVLTNDKTPIEINTHTPQLQSTSFNSSLGNNNPTVSDSQNDNTTGNFDKNSSYKTPLPKSNSASSNASHHNNSIIPTSNSNSKLHSATPSHSKKPYINNSSNSTPKMPPISPSSLNDQNKRKSSSSRMKGVFSSLVQNINIKRNPNGEKRKSTNSGVSSINSGSSSNLKISTPYNAKHVHHVGIDSKTGEYTGLPEEWEKLLTSSGISKKEQQQNLQAVMDIVKFYQDATENSGEDKTLKTFHVSANPPGATLASAYRTPSSSSVNKFSSPSRTSAVEDLYYSPDAPQVAPFSSTSNNSTPSLKQSSFISNMKPEINRSTSSAGSKNSSIIKNNVIPTNDKYIPSRPAPKPPSSSEKNSLFSELHEAPKIKKLSKTSTQSSQTTPLRSATVQKEQHPLPPIPNKNGTPAKETAGDATETATKAIPPIPKPINVQKTLSQESSKETRAKSLEKKKEEREKINKLLYERLVTIVSEGDPSKHYKDLVKIGQGASGGVFTAHDSRDENRLVAIKQMNLQKQPKKELIINEIIVMKGSRHENIVNFIDSYLMKGDLWVVMEYMEGGSLTDVVTHCILTEGQIGTVCKETLGGLAFLHSKGVIHRDIKSDNILLSMNGDIKLTDFGFCAQINEVHLKRTTMVGTPYWMAPEVVSRKEYGPKVDIWSLGIMIIEMIEGEPPYLNETPLRALYLIATNGTPQLKDPENLGEILKKFLDWCLTVNPEERATALELLSHPFITDHADEKISLSPLVKLASMKKLSEQIESEEEEEEEEVDDDLEDS, from the coding sequence ATGGATAACGAGGCTCATATTGATTCATCGATGAGTAAAGATACTAATCCTTTTAGGAATGGGACCACTCAGGAACTAGATTATGCAATCGAGAATGATAGTGCCAGCGGGCACTACAGTGATAGGAATGAGgatgatattaatgataCTATTGATATGTATAACGAAATCGAAgagaaaattgaaattgttaCTGAGGAAGAACAAGAGCAAGAATATGGAtctaacaaaaaaaataattataagtCAATGGATCCAGGCAGAAGTCCTTCTGAACTGGCTgctaatttaaaaaaacatataGAAAATGTTGTGACAGTCAATGACGAGATATTAAATGCATCTGTTAACTctattaataaaacttCATTGGATAATCCAattcaattcaaaagaGTTTCTTCATCGTCGGTATTAAGTGAACAATCGATTTCGGACTCTAATGAAGATTCACAAGCAGGAGATGTCACAGTCACTAAGAATAACGATATAGCTACTTCAAGTGTAAATGAAATATCTACATTGGAAGATAACACAGAATCAACTATAAAACAGttaaattctttgaatGCGAAAACTAATGAAAACCCCGTATTAACAAATGATAAAACTCCAATTGAGATAAATACGCATACTCCACAACTACAATCTACTAGTTTTAATTCGTCATTGGGAAACAATAATCCAACAGTATCAGATTCACAAAATGATAATACAACAGGCAactttgataaaaatagtTCATATAAGACGCCATTACCAAAATCAAATTCTGCTTCTTCAAACGCATCTCAtcataataattcaatcaTTCCAACTTCAAATTCCAACTCAAAATTGCATTCAGCCACACCATCGCATTCTAAAAAACCTTATATTAACAATAGTTCAAATTCTACACCGAAAATGCCACCTATTAGTCCTTCATCTTTGAATgatcaaaataaaagaaaatcaagTAGCTCAAGAATGAAAGGtgtcttttcttctttggttcaaaatataaatatcaagAGAAACCCCAATGGcgaaaaaagaaaatcaaCTAATAGTGGTGTCAGTTCAATTAATAGTGGAAGCAGCAgtaatttgaaaatatcaacTCCTTATAATGCAAAACATGTCCATCATGTAGGAATAGATTCAAAAACTGGTGAATATACTGGTTTACCTGAAGAATGGGAAAAACTTTTAACTTCAAGTGGTATCTCCaaaaaagaacaacaacaaaatttACAAGCTGTAATGGATATAGTCAAATTTTATCAAGATGCAACTGAGAATAGTGGAGAAGATAAAACTTTGAAGACATTTCATGTTAGTGCCAACCCACCTGGCGCCACCCTTGCGTCAGCTTATAGAACGccatcttcatcatccgtcaataaattttcttctcCTTCTAGGACTTCTGCAGTCGAGgatttatattattctcCTGATGCACCACAAGTTGCACCATTTTCATCcacttcaaataattcgACGCCTAGTTTGAAACAGTCATCATTCATTAGCAATATGAAACCTGAAATTAATAGATCAACTTCTTCAGCAGGATCAAAAAACAGCTCTATTATTAAGAATAATGTTATCCCAACTAATGACAAATATATTCCAAGCAGACCAGCTCCTAAACCGCCAAGTTCATCTGAAAAGAATAGCCTATTTTCTGAATTGCACGAAGCtccaaaaattaaaaaacttTCCAAGACATCAACTCAAAGTTCACAAACAACTCCTCTTCGTTCTGCAACTGTACAGAAGGAGCAACATCCACTTCCACCCATTCCTAACAAAAATGGCACACCTGCAAAAGAAACTGCAGGAGATGCAACTGAAACTGCAACTAAAGCAATTCCTCCTATTCCAAAACCAATAAATGTACAAAAAACATTGTCACAAGAGAGTTCCAAAGAGACAAGAGCAAAGTCACttgaaaagaagaaggaagaaagagaaaaaataaataaactatTATATGAAAGGTTGGTAACAATTGTTTCGGAAGGTGACCCAAGTAAACATTATAAAGATTTAGTTAAAATTGGTCAAGGGGCATCTGGTGGCGTTTTCACTGCTCATGACTCAAGGGATGAAAATAGATTAGTCGCAATTAAGCAAATGAACTTACAAAAACAACCTAAAAAGGAACTAAttataaatgaaattattgtCATGAAGGGCAGTAGACATGAGAATATTGTCAACTTTATTGATTCTTACTTAATGAAGGGAGATTTATGGGTAGTGATGGAATACATGGAAGGTGGTTCATTGACTGATGTTGTTACACATTGTATATTAACTGAAGGTCAAATCGGTACTGTTTGTAAAGAAACTTTAGGTGGTCTTGCATTTTTACATTCGAAGGGTGTAATTCATAGAGATATCAAATCcgataatattttactatCAATGAACGgtgatattaaattaactGATTTTGGCTTCTGTGCCCAAATAAATGAAGTTCATTTAAAGAGGACTACAATGGTTGGTACACCTTATTGGATGGCCCCAGAAGTTGTTTCAAGAAAAGAGTATGGTCCAAAAGTTGACATTTGGTCTCTTGGTATCATGATTATTGAAATGATCGAAGGTGAGCCTCCTTATTTAAACGAAACTCCCTTAAGAGctttatatttgattgcAACCAATGGTACACCTCAACTAAAAGATCCAGAAAACCTAGGTGAGATTCTaaagaaatttttagaCTGGTGTTTAACTGTAAACCCTGAGGAGAGAGCTACTGctttagaattattaagCCACCCATTTATTACTGATCATGCTgatgaaaaaatatcattatcacCACTTGTAAAATTAGCTAGCATGAAAAAGTTATCAGAACAAATTGAAAGTGAAGAAGAggaggaagaagaagaagttgatgatgatttgGAAGATTCGtaa
- the YAP3 gene encoding Yap3p (similar to Saccharomyces cerevisiae YAP3 (YHL009C); ancestral locus Anc_2.493) — translation MSEFSDYNYDLIKEESKSNEMDLLQQREDTYLSKIIENNIFDNGLDLNNVTYVHDDNSITAGSSNGFDGLGFADSNYNNAGNNNNDNIMYSRITMKYTPTSNGPEDDISMIEDKEIKKQKNRDAQKAFRNRKEAKIKELEIKLQNSEQSKTSLINEIAALKAMNEKLILHSDYLKSDSSNATTLTTAQGFSSKTNFIEHITTKHNEKLRFDSPESTDTLSIPETWEYLQKKKEDLDFNMVYIMEHLKGNEICHNYGPGYAKEMVDKLIQSALNSI, via the coding sequence ATGAGTGAATTCAGTGATTATAATTATGACTTAATCAAAGAAGAATCGAAGTCAAACGAAATGGATTTATTACAACAAAGAGAAGATACgtatttatcaaaaattattgaaaataatatttttgataatggtttggatttaaataatgtaaCATATGTCCATGATGATAATAGTATCACTGCTGGAAGTAGTAATGGTTTCGATGGTTTAGGTTTTGCAGACTCTAATTATAACAATGCTGGTAATAACAATAACgataatattatgtatTCACGTATAACTATGAAATATACACCGACCAGTAATGGTCCTGAAGATGACATTTCAATGATAGAAGATAAAGAgattaaaaaacaaaaaaataggGATGCTCAGAAAGCTTTTAGAAATAGAAAAGAAGccaaaataaaagaattggAAATTAAGTTACAAAATTCAGAACAATCCAAAACTTCTCTCATTAATGAAATAGCAGCGTTAAAAGCGATGAacgaaaaattaattttgcatagcgattatttaaaatcagATTCAAGTAATGCAACTACTTTAACAACAGCGCAAGGTTTCTCTTCAAAAACAAACTTCATTGAACATATAACAACTAAGCATAATGAAAAGCTCCGTTTCGATTCACCAGAATCCACTGATACTTTATCAATACCAGAAACTTGGGAATATCtgcaaaagaaaaaagaagatcTCGATTTTAATATGGTATATATAATGGAACATTTAAAAGGTAATGAAATATGTCATAACTATGGTCCTGGGTACGCAAAGGAAATGGTAGATAAACTTATTCAATCTGCATTGAATTCTATataa
- the MRP17 gene encoding mitochondrial 37S ribosomal protein bS6m (similar to Saccharomyces cerevisiae MRP17 (YKL003C); ancestral locus Anc_2.508): MLYELVSIVRVVNPMTANREAKDLATTIGKLIINNRGVLRRIIPMGTRFLPKIMKTDQDRHFQGYHFMMLFDSSAAVQSEILRTLRNDPRVIRSSIVKVDTSKNLDVSSSIERATGYNSILERSNKSIL, translated from the coding sequence atgttatATGAGTTAGTTAGTATTGTACGTGTTGTGAATCCAATGACAGCCAATAGAGAGGCCAAGGATTTAGCCACAACGATAGGGAAATTAATTATCAACAATAGAGGTGTCTTAAGAAGAATCATACCTATGGGAACTCGTTTCTTACCAAAGATTATGAAAACTGATCAAGATAGACATTTTCAAGGCTATCATTTTATGATGTTATTTGATTCATCAGCAGCTGTACAGAGTGAGATTTTGAGGACATTAAGAAATGATCCTCGTGTAATAAGGTCATCCATTGTGAAAGTTGATACCTCAAAGAATCTTGATGTGTCATCATCGATTGAAAGAGCAACAGGATACAATTCCATATTGGAAAGATCGAACAAAAGcattttataa
- the MIF2 gene encoding Mif2p (similar to Saccharomyces cerevisiae MIF2 (YKL089W); ancestral locus Anc_2.495) — protein MDYMELGVRSRKTGINAKQNIERDEYSMENIDEFFNDDTETTINTNLNNHLPNRNELSSNGGVLTNPEAVDQASRFKIPKFPYMRSSISRRESSIHDFGNEASEITRQQREQNYADDYFPEDNIESNVDNNNNNTFSEEVIDKNETSSNDQDIVLPRPKYTPKNDELMGDEYTETIEQEIKLTPNKLRKADYRDVPELIADDENDDDLSRNETSFNTSDNAILENEIKDDSDYQFELLSEEDRDYVQEEVSSEEHADSGDDSFSSDDEYRIQDRANKHDASNVSIQLTNKKRRHSSFVTEDSDEEYIQSQAAAVLGNKEDETLDRNKIRRSNRIKVAPLEYWRNEKIVYKRKTTKPELEIEKIVTHDYVDEDEAEAEANRLEKQSKQQTTRTRPYNYVPTGKRRGRPRKPKDSDVFNPNKELLNDIKSGSVPNSQWLKRGILEANINVSDSSKNDEIVAFAPNLSQSEQVRETKDENFSLEVMFDKHKEHFASGMLKLPMFSKKKLSESYNTFMTFYVIQGVVEVTLSNNKFIVIEGSSFQVPAFNQYAFENKGMNEVKMFFVQVTVDDHFNEKEESPNLFQNEDDSSFDFENKSEDPKSKVKNQKSEVKINNDSKEEE, from the coding sequence ATGGATTATATGGAATTAGGTGTACGATCCAGAAAGACTGGTATAAACGCTAAACAGAATATTGAACGAGATGAATACAGCATGGAAAATATCGATGAATTCTTTAACGATGACACTGAAACTACAATAAATACAAATCTAAATAATCATCTTCCCAATAGAAATGAGTTATCATCAAATGGCGGCGTATTGACAAATCCTGAAGCTGTTGATCAAGCAAGTCGATTCaaaattccaaaatttCCATATATGAGAAGTAGCATTTCGAGAAGAGAATCAAGTATTCACGACTTTGGAAATGAGGCATCCGAAATAACAAGGCAGCAAAGAGAACAAAATTATGCAGATGATTATTTTCCAGAAGATAATATAGAGTCAAATGttgacaataataataataatactttcTCTGAAGAAGTgattgataaaaatgaaacttCATCTAATGATCAAGATATTGTTTTACCTCGCCCAAAATATACACCAAAAAATGACGAACTCATGGGCGATGAATATACTGAAACAATTGaacaagaaataaaattaacaCCAAACAAATTACGTAAAGCAGATTATAGAGATGTCCCAGAGCTGATAGCAGAcgatgaaaatgatgatgatttaagTAGAAACGAAACTTCATTTAATACTTCTGATAATGCGATTTTAGAgaatgaaattaaagacGATTCTGATTACCAATTTGAATTGCTGAGTGAAGAGGATAGAGATTACGTTCAAGAGGAAGTGTCATCTGAAGAACATGCTGATTCTGGTGACGATAGCTTTAGTAGCGATGATGAATATAGGATTCAAGATCGTGCAAATAAACATGATGCGTCCAATGTTTCGATCCAACTTAcaaataagaaaagaagGCATTCTAGCTTTGTAACAGAGGACAGTGATGAAGAATATATACAAAGTCAAGCAGCTGCGGTTCTAGGTAATAAGGAGGATGAAACTCTTGATAGGAACAAAATTAGAAGATCTAACAGAATTAAAGTAGCCCCATTAGAATACTGGAGGAACGAAAAAATTGTATACAAAAGGAAAACAACAAAGCCAGAATTGGagattgaaaaaattgtcACCCATGATTACGtggatgaagatgaagcTGAAGCTGAAGCAAATAGACTTGAGAAGCAAAGTAAGCAGCAAACAACTAGGACCAGGCCATATAATTACGTGCCAACAGGGAAAAGGAGAGGTAGACCAAGGAAGCCAAAGGATAGCGATGTGTTTAACCCAAATAAAGAACTTTTGAACGATATTAAGTCAGGTTCGGTACCTAATAGCCAATGGTTAAAACGAGGCATACTGGAAGCAAATATTAATGTAAGTGATTCGTCTAAAAACGATGAAATAGTAGCATTTGCTCCAAATTTATCACAATCTGAACAAGTTAGGGAAACTAAGGATGAAAATTTCTCTCTAGAAGTTATGTTCGATAAACATAAAGAACATTTTGCAAGCGGTATGTTAAAATTACCAATGTTCtctaaaaaaaaattaagtGAATCTTATAATACCTTTATGACATTTTATGTCATTCAAGGTGTAGTTGAGGTTACATTAtcaaacaataaatttattgtcATAGAAGGTTCTTCTTTTCAAGTGCCTGCCTTCAATCAATACGCTTTTGAAAATAAGGGAATGAATGAGGTTAAGATGTTTTTTGTACAAGTGACCGTGGATGATcattttaatgaaaaggAAGAATCTCCGAATTTGTTTCAAAACGAAGATGACTCGagttttgattttgaaaataaatctGAGGATCCAAAATCAAAagtaaaaaatcaaaaatcaGAAGTAAAGATTAATAATGACTCTAAAGAGGAGGAGtag
- the DID4 gene encoding ESCRT-III subunit protein DID4 (similar to Saccharomyces cerevisiae DID4 (YKL002W); ancestral locus Anc_2.509) encodes MSLMQWMFGKTQTPQERLKKNQRALEKTQRELEREKRKLEVQEKKLVADIKRSAKNGQINAAKIQAKDLVRTKNYIQKFDNMRTQLQAISLRIQAVRSSDQMSTSMREATILLSGMNRSMNLPQLQNIAMEFEKQSDLMDQRQEFMDESIDNVMGDELDEDEEADEIINRVLDEIGVDLNAQLQNTPQHVVENNEKEESRQLVGEAIGGPELSSSGNVDDELQARLNSLKR; translated from the exons atgagTCTAATGCAGTGGATGTTTGGGAAGACTCAAACTCCACAGGAGAGACTGAAAAAA aATCAACGTGCATTAGAGAAAACTCAAAGAGAACTGGAAAGAGAGAAAAGAAAACTAGAGGTccaagaaaagaaattagtTGCTGATATTAAAAGATCTGCTAAGAATGGACAAATAAATGCAGCTAAAATACAAGCTAAAGATTTAGTAAGGACTAAAAACTACATccaaaaatttgataatatgaGAACTCAGTTACAAGCAATATCATTAAGAATACAAGCGGTAAGAAGTAGCGATCAAATGTCCACATCGATGCGTGAAGCTAccattttattatcagGTATGAATAGATCAATGAACCTTCCACAGTTACAGAATATTGCAATGGAATTTGAAAAGCAAAGTGATCTCATGGATCAAAGGCAAGAATTTATGGATGAATCTATTGACAATGTAATGGGTGACGAATtggatgaagatgaagaggCTGATGAGATTATCAATAGAGTATTAGATGAAATTGGCGTTGATTTAAATGCTCAACTACAAAATACACCTCAACACGTAGTcgaaaataatgaaaaggAGGAGTCTAGACAATTAGTTGGAGAAGCCATTGGGGGACCTGAACTATCTTCAAGTGGTAATGTTGATGATGAGTTACAGGCAAGATTAAATAGTCTGAAGCGTTAA
- the SHU1 gene encoding Shu1p (similar to Saccharomyces cerevisiae SHU1 (YHL006C); ancestral locus Anc_2.499): protein MCSEIEQVITDLISEDPYNCDKSRVLVFVLGDESRVAFEKIVPGALQLNSSIGSVLRSRNDIDILFLNKPQVLFMYLMKLDALENGKESIDYNYIIFYGLDCLIKEINNKNENHGQFDLEQVRLSNLIYNIAFRIKRKHSLKGLRYIPLRDDEENTSNSLRKIEEYWETVC, encoded by the coding sequence ATGTGTTCAGAAATTGAACAAGTTATTACCGATCTAATATCTGAAGATCCTTACAATTGTGATAAATCAAGAGTACTGGTGTTTGTACTGGGTGATGAGTCTCGAGTAGCGTTTGAGAAAATAGTTCCTGGAGCACTCCAACTTAATTCATCGATTGGGTCAGTACTGAGAAGTCGAAAcgatattgatatattgtttttgaacAAACCTCAAGTATTATTTATgtatttgatgaaattagaTGCATTAGAGAATGGAAAAGAGTCAATAGactataattatattatcttttaCGGGTTAGATTGTCTAATcaaagaaattaataataaaaatgaaaatcaTGGACAGTTTGATTTAGAACAAGTTAGGTTATCAAACttgatttataatattgcattcagaattaaaagaaaacattCATTGAAAGGATTGAGATATATACCTCTACGTGACGATGAAGAAAACACATCAAACAGTCTACGTAAGATTGAAGAGTACTGGGAAACAGTATGTTAA
- the AUR1 gene encoding inositol phosphorylceramide synthase (similar to Saccharomyces cerevisiae AUR1 (YKL004W); ancestral locus Anc_2.507) → MSTLLKKWFLSEKPPNSTIADLQLSFDISKTIRKVKKYNFSKKDILHYSFLGSIFLFVFVANPAPLILKTLFYCFLILLFLLPITSQFFWNALPILTWLALYFSSSYFDATKRPTITVKVLPAIETILYGDNLSDILATTTNSFFDILAWLPYGIFHFGAPFVVAIILFIFGPPTILRGYAFAFGYMNLFGVIMQNVFPAAPPWYKILYGLQTAHYGMHGSPGGLARIDKLFNINLYTSGFENSSVIFGAFPSLHSGCATMEALFFSYCFPKLTPLFIVYVFWLWWSTMYLTHHYFVDLMMGSVLSYIIFQYTKYTHLPAVDTTLFCRWSYGSIEQYDMVKNNPLNASPIDIESVPLGDIDNNFELSIVRESSRSPSIFDAPYTSQSSSTSNTSLGENRDQTTSPRLTKQRTT, encoded by the coding sequence ATGTCAACTTTACTCAAAAAATGGTTTTTATCAGAAAAGCCACCAAACTCAACAATAGCTGATTTACAATTGAGTTTTGATATCAGTAAAACAATTAGAAAagtgaaaaaatataattttagtaagaaagatattttaCATTATTCTTTCTTAGGATCAATTTTCTTATTTGTGTTTGTTGCAAATCCAGCTccattgattttgaaaactttattctattgttttctaattttattatttttattaccaATTACCTCacaatttttttggaaTGCATTACCAATTTTAACTTGGTTagcattatatttttcatcatcatatTTCGATGCAACAAAAAGACCAACAATTACTGTAAAAGTTTTACCTGCAATTGAAACTATTTTATATGGTGACAATTTAAGTGATATTTTAGCTACAACGacaaattctttttttgatattttagCTTGGTTACCTTATGGTATTTTCCATTTTGGTGCTCCATTTGTAGTGGCAATCATTCTATTCATATTTGGTCCACCAACTATATTAAGAGGTTATGCTTTCGCATTTGGttatatgaatttattCGGTGTCATTATGCAAAACGTTTTCCCTGCAGCTCCACCTTGgtataaaattttatatggTTTACAAACAGCTCATTACGGTATGCATGGTTCTCCAGGTGGTTTGGCAagaattgataaattatttaatataaatctGTACACTTCAGGTTTCGAAAATTCTTCTGTTATATTTGGTGCTTTCCCATCTTTACATTCAGGTTGTGCTACAATGGAAGCTTTATTTTTCTCCTATTGTTTCCCAAAATTAACTCCATTATTCATAGTATACGTGTTTTGGTTATGGTGGTCAACAATGTATTTAACTCACCATTATTTCGTTGATTTAATGATGGGTTCTGTTTTATCATACATCATTTTCCaatatacaaaatataCTCATCTACCAGCAGTAGATACTACCTTATTTTGTAGGTGGTCGTATGGTTCTATTGAACAATATGATATGGTTAAAAATAATCCATTGAATGCTAGTCCAATAGATATTGAAAGTGTTCCCTTAGGTGATATAGATAATAATTTCGAATTGAGCATAGTAAGAGAATCGAGTAGAAGTCCTTCGATCTTCGATGCTCCATATACTTCTCAATCATCTTCAACCTCAAATACATCTTTGGGAGAAAACCGTGATCAAACAACATCTCCAAGATTAACGAAGCAAAGAACTACCTAA